Within the Nocardioides exalbidus genome, the region ACCGCGACGGCCGGGACGACCAGCCGCCGCACTATGTCGGCCGTGGGCCGGCCGGTGAGCAGCAACCAGCCGATCAGCACCGGCTCGCACCCCCACCGCAGGTAGGCCTGCCCGCGGTCCCACACCGGCAGGCTGACGAGCACGAGGAGGTAGCCGGCGAGCGCGAGCCGCTCGTGGGCGGGTCCACCGCCCCGGAGCGCGGTCGCGACGAGGACCAGGATGAGCAACGTCGGGACCAGCAGCACCAGGTTCGGCGCCTCGCGGAGCGGGTGGAGGGCGGCCGATCCGGCGTAGCGCACCAGCTCGACGACGGGAGTGCCGACCGGGTTGCCCGACGTCGGGTCGGGCACCAGGTCCGACCAGCGGGCGTGCACCCACGTGCGCCACCCGGCGTACACCGCGAGCGGCAGCGTGCCCACCCACCACCCCGGCGCCGTACGACGACCGCGCGACGGCACGAGGGACACGACGAGCACGGCAGCGGCGACGAGCAGCGTCGTCTCCCGGGTGAGGGCGGCAGCGGTGAGCGCGAGCGCGGCGAGCAGGTGCCGGTGGGAGCGGAGGAGCACGAGCGCACCGAGGAGCAGCAGCCCGGCGAGCGGCTCGGTGAGGTCCTGGCCGAGACCGACGAGGAAGCCGGCCCAGAGGGCCGGGACGGCTCCCCACCACACGCCGCGACCGAGCCGCCGGGCGGTGCAGGCGGCGACGAGGGCGATCCCCGTGACGGCGAGCAGGTTGACCACCACGAGAGCGGCCGCCACCAGCGCGTGGCGACCGCCGAGCGAGCCGAGCCAGGCGGTCAGCGGGTACCCGATGCGGGTCTGCCAGTAGGCGGGCCGGGTGAAGGTGATGCCGTGGTCGGAGACGGCGCGCGTCAGCGGGTCGAGCGCGATCCGGAAGTAGGCGCGGCCGTCGTAGACGACGAACCCGTCGAGCCCGCCGACCAGGGCGGCCCTGGCCACGACGAACACCACGTGCAGCGCGAGCACCGCGACCGCGACGGGCAGGGCGGCGCGCAGGGTCGCGCGGCCGGACGGGACGGACGGTCGGCCGGGCGCGTGGGTCCCGGCCACCGCCTCACCGTCCGCGGACACCTGCCGGCTCCCCCGCGTGCCGGGACGGCGCGGCGAGGCCCGCTGCCGTCGACGCGAGGAGGGCGAGGAGGAAGTCGGCCACCGCGTGCGCGACCCGCGAGAGCAGGGCGACCGCGACGGCACCGGGCACCCCGAGCACGGGCGCGAGCAGCGCGACGAGCACCGCCTCGCGCGCGCCGACACCGGCGGGTGCGAAGACGACCAGCACGCCGACCGCGTGGGCGAGCGCGAAGGCCGCCGCCGCGGCGAGCAGGCTCGGTGCCGCGGCCCTGCCGGTCACGAGCAGCAGGAGCGATGCGCCGTAGGCCAGCCACACGAGCGCCATCAGGGCCACTGAGCGCGCCACTTCCGCCGGACCCAGCGCGGCCCGCACCCCGTGTCCGGCGAGGCGGTCGGCCAGCAGGCGCAGCAGCGGCGGGGAGAGCGACGCCGCGCCGACGAGCAGCGCGGCCCAGCCCCACAGCGGGCTGACCTCTGCGGGCAGGTCGACCGCACCGAGGACCGCCAGCGCGCCGCCGACCAGCAGGCCGGTGGCGGTGTGCACGAGCAGGAAGAGCGACGAGGCGGCGACGCTCGAGCGGGCGGGCACGTCGTGGCGCCGGCCGAGCTGCGCCTGGACGGCGACGCTCCAGACGGAGCCGGGGACGTACTTGCCGAGCTGGCCGACGAAGAAGACCGCCGCGGCGTCGCGAGGCCCGACCTCGGAGCCCAGCCACCGCAGCAGCAGCCGCCAGAGCACCCCGGTCAGCGCGAGCCCGGCGACCGCGCAGAGCACCGCGCCGGCCAGCCGGAGCGGACCGGTGCCGGACGCCGCGTCGCCGATCTCGTCCCAGCGACCCCGGAACCCCCACCAGGCGAGGGTGAGGGTGAGGAGGACGAACAGGACGCGGGCGAGCTGGAGCGCCCGTCGGCGGGTCACGTCACCCCGGCGTCACGGGTGGGCACCAGCGACGAGTGCAGCAGGGCGGTGCGCGTCGGGTAGGGCAGGGCGGGCGTGAGGCCGCGGGTCATGGTGACCGAGACCCGGTCGCCGACCGCGGCGACCGTGCTGTCGATGGCGTCGACGTAGCGCCGGCGGTCGACGTTGTCGAAGACGATGACGCCGCCGGGGGCGAGCCGGTCGACGGCCCGGGCCAGGCACGCCTCGCGAGCGCGGCCGTCGATGACCACCAGGTCGAACTCGCCCGGCACGTCGTCGATCGCGGCGACGTAGTCGGCGAAGTCCAGGCCACCGTGGCCAGGCTTCGCCGAGCCCACGACCGGCGCGTCGCTGGCGACCGGCTCGACGACCCGGAGCTCGACGTTGTCCGGCAGGCGGGGCGCGATCATCGACGCCCAGCCGGCGTGGTGCTCGACCGAGTGGACGGAGCCCGCCCGGGAGGCGAGCCACATCGTCGAGGCGCCGGAGCCCCACTCGAAGACGCGCGCGCCGGGGTGCTCGCGCAGCCAGTCCGCGGCCCGGTCGGCCGAGTCGAACGTCCACCACGGCACGTCGAGCTCCTGCAGCCCGTCGACGTCGTGGATCGCGAAGAGCGAAAGCAGCCACGTGGCCGTGCGCGAGCGCGGGGCGCGGCGGCGCAGACAGCCGAGGACGCCGATCGCGCGCAGCGGTGCCGCGACGAGGCGGACGAGACGGACGTAGAGCGACTTCACCGGATGCCGGCCTTCCGTGGGACAGGAGCGTCGATCGCGGGCGTGGTGGGCACGCGGAGGATGTCGTAGCGGGCGCGCTTGGTGTGCTCGAGGTTCGCCTCGATGAGCGCGCGGTTGGTGCGGATCAGGTCGGAGACGATGCCGAGCATCACGCAGAGCGACGACACCACGACCAGCGCGGCGCCGACGAGGAGCGACTGCACGTGGCCGCCGCCCTGCCCGGCCGCGGCGAGGACGGCGTACCGGAGGTAGGGCAGCAGCCCCAGCACCCCGAAGAGCATCGCCATCACGCCGAAGATCACGTAGGGGCGGTACATCACGTAGGCGCGCACGATCGCGGCACCGGAGCGGAAGACGTGCTGGCGCGTGGAGGAGAACAGCCGTGACTCGCGGGTCTTGGCGTTCGTGATCACCGGCAGGCTCGCGATCGCGAGGTTCTTGTTGCCCGCCTGGATGATCGTCTCCATGCAGTAGCTGAAGCGCGTGACCGTGTTGAGCCGCATCAGCGACTCGCGCGAGTAGGCGCGGAAGCCGCTCGCGGCGTCGGGCAGCTCGGTGCGCGCGGCGATGTTGACCACCCGCGAGCCGAACCGCTGCAGCGCCTTCTTGGCCGGCGAGAAGTGGTCGATCAGCCCGACCTGCCGGTCCGCGATGACGATGTCGGCCTCGCCGCGCAGGATCGGCTGGACCAGGTCGGCGATGCGCTCCTGGGGGTACTGGTTGTCGCCGTCGGTGTTGACGACGATGTCGGCACCGATCGCGAGGGCGTGGTTGACCCCGTCGGTGAACGAGCGGGCGAGGCCCTGGTTGCGCGGGTGGCTGACGATCTCGGTGACGCCGAACGACCGGGCCACCTCGACGGTCCGGTCGGTGCTCCCGTCGTCGACGACGAGCACGACGATCTCGTCGATGCCCGGGATGGACCCCGGGATCGACGAGAGGACGAGGGGAAGGGTCTCCTCCTCGTTGAGGCACGGGACCTGCACCACGAGCTTCATGTCCGCGACGCTAGGGACGACCCGGTACCCACGGACCTCACCCAGGTGACGGGTCGGCGAACGATGGGCGAGCGCTCGGCCACAGCCCTCGCCCGCCACCCGCCCGGCGCGGACAATGGCGCGCATGCCCCGGCGGCTGGTCCCCCTCCTCCTGTTCGTGCTCCTCGCGGGCGTCTACGCGCTCACCACGAACCCCGATCCGAGCCCCGACGCGTTCACCGCCGACTTCGCCGGGCGCCACATCGCGCTGACCGGCGACCCCGTCCCGGACATCTCGGGCTTCCCCTACCTCGACCACAACATCATCCGCGAGACGTGGATCGTCGAGACCGCCGACGGACGCGAGGCGGTCGGTCGCGCCCCGGGCGTGATCGCGGCCGTCGTCCCGGCGTACGCCCTCGCCCGCCCGGCCACGGTCGACCCGCTGCCCGGAGGGCTGACCGCCGCCCTCCTCAGCGCGCTGGCCGTCGTGCTGTTCTTCCTCGTCCTGCGCGACCGGATCGGCACCCACGCCGCCCTCGTCGCCTCGGGCATCCTCGGCCTCGCGACCCCGGTCTGGTCGGTGTCGGCCGACGCCGTCTGGCCGCACACCCTCACCACGCTCGGCATCCTCGGCACCGCGTGGGCCGCGGACCGCCGGCGCTGGTGGCTGGTCGGGCTCTTCGGAGGGGTGATGCTGTGGGGCCGGCTCCACGCCGCCCTCGTCTGCGCGGTCGTCGGGCTCGGCCCGGCCTGGACGCGCCGCCGGCCGGCGATCGCCGTCCGCGTCGG harbors:
- a CDS encoding class I SAM-dependent methyltransferase, whose amino-acid sequence is MKSLYVRLVRLVAAPLRAIGVLGCLRRRAPRSRTATWLLSLFAIHDVDGLQELDVPWWTFDSADRAADWLREHPGARVFEWGSGASTMWLASRAGSVHSVEHHAGWASMIAPRLPDNVELRVVEPVASDAPVVGSAKPGHGGLDFADYVAAIDDVPGEFDLVVIDGRAREACLARAVDRLAPGGVIVFDNVDRRRYVDAIDSTVAAVGDRVSVTMTRGLTPALPYPTRTALLHSSLVPTRDAGVT
- a CDS encoding lysylphosphatidylglycerol synthase domain-containing protein — translated: MTRRRALQLARVLFVLLTLTLAWWGFRGRWDEIGDAASGTGPLRLAGAVLCAVAGLALTGVLWRLLLRWLGSEVGPRDAAAVFFVGQLGKYVPGSVWSVAVQAQLGRRHDVPARSSVAASSLFLLVHTATGLLVGGALAVLGAVDLPAEVSPLWGWAALLVGAASLSPPLLRLLADRLAGHGVRAALGPAEVARSVALMALVWLAYGASLLLLVTGRAAAPSLLAAAAAFALAHAVGVLVVFAPAGVGAREAVLVALLAPVLGVPGAVAVALLSRVAHAVADFLLALLASTAAGLAAPSRHAGEPAGVRGR
- a CDS encoding glycosyltransferase family 2 protein, translating into MKLVVQVPCLNEEETLPLVLSSIPGSIPGIDEIVVLVVDDGSTDRTVEVARSFGVTEIVSHPRNQGLARSFTDGVNHALAIGADIVVNTDGDNQYPQERIADLVQPILRGEADIVIADRQVGLIDHFSPAKKALQRFGSRVVNIAARTELPDAASGFRAYSRESLMRLNTVTRFSYCMETIIQAGNKNLAIASLPVITNAKTRESRLFSSTRQHVFRSGAAIVRAYVMYRPYVIFGVMAMLFGVLGLLPYLRYAVLAAAGQGGGHVQSLLVGAALVVVSSLCVMLGIVSDLIRTNRALIEANLEHTKRARYDILRVPTTPAIDAPVPRKAGIR